In one Mus pahari chromosome 21, PAHARI_EIJ_v1.1, whole genome shotgun sequence genomic region, the following are encoded:
- the LOC110337853 gene encoding vomeronasal type-1 receptor 2-like, which yields MDLKDLIIGTVFLFQSTVGILGNFSLLTCYLFNYYIKHTIKTTNLILTHLFTANFLLLLSKGLLHTMQTFGIKGFINDFCCKFLLYIQRLGRNMSISTTCFLSVFQAITISPRNSFSMSLKLKAPNHIGLFTSLFWILYMALNLIFPVYMYNKENIKNLTHKNHLKYCSIVVHDDFTSSLYTAFFVLPEILFSFIIIWSSISMVIILYMHRQSVQHIHSITTGYRTCPESIATHRILALVSTFIGFYALSSILQGCIALVYNPDWWLVNITAIISMCFPTLGPFVMNHDSTMPRLSFL from the coding sequence ATGGACCTCAAGGATTTGATAATAGGTACAGTGTTCTTATTTCAGAGTACagttggaattctgggaaatttctCTCTTCTTACCTGCTACCTATTCAATTACTATATTAAACATACAATAAAGACTACAAATTTGATTCTTACACACCTATTCACTGCTAACTTTTTGCTCCTTCTTTCTAAAGGACTGCTCCATACAATGCAAACTTTTGGAATAAAAGGATTTATCAATGATTTTTGCTGCAAATTCCTTTTATATATTCAAAGGCTGGGCAGAAACATGTCCATTAGTACCACCTGCTTCTTGAGTGTCTTCCAGGCAATCACCATCAGTCCTAGGAACTCTTTTTCGATGAGTCTTAAACTCAAAGCCCCAAATCATATTGGTCTCTTCACTTCTCTTTTCTGGATTCTCTACATGGCATTAAATCTGATATTTCCTGTTTACATGTATAACAAAGAGAACATAAAGAACCTTACacataaaaatcatttgaaatacTGCTCCATTGTAGTTCATGATGACTTTACGAGCTCATTATATACTGCATTTTTTGTTCTTcctgaaattttgttttctttcattatcaTCTGGTCCAGCATCTCCATGGTTATCATTCTCTATATGCACAGGCAAAGCGTTCAACATATCCACAGCATCACCACTGGCTACAGAACATGTCCTGAGTCCATAGCTACCCACAGGATACTGGCCTTGGTGTCCACCTTTATAGGATTTTATGCCCTCTCTTCCATCTTACAAGGTTGCATTGCTCTTGTATAtaatcctgattggtggttggTGAATATCACAGCAATCATTTCAATGTGTTTTCCTACACTGGGACCTTTTGTGATGAATCATGACTCAACTATGCCAAGATTAAGCTTTCTCTGA